In one Aquabacterium sp. OR-4 genomic region, the following are encoded:
- a CDS encoding OsmC family protein produces MSRYTATIAWQRHDDAFADRRYSRAHRWLFDGGVEVPASSSPQVVPLPMSQAAAVDPEEAFVASLSSCHMLWFLDLACRAGWVVDDYRDQAEGVLARDAQGRQAMTEVTLRPAVRWAGERQPDVAEVQRLHHAAHEACFIAHSVRTELRCEPVFEGQPPGQPG; encoded by the coding sequence ATGTCACGCTACACCGCCACCATCGCCTGGCAGCGCCACGACGACGCCTTTGCCGACCGGCGCTACAGCCGCGCCCACCGCTGGCTGTTCGACGGTGGTGTGGAGGTGCCGGCCTCGTCGTCGCCGCAGGTGGTGCCGCTGCCGATGTCGCAGGCCGCCGCGGTGGACCCCGAGGAAGCTTTCGTGGCCTCGCTGTCGAGCTGCCACATGCTGTGGTTTCTGGATCTGGCCTGCCGCGCCGGCTGGGTGGTGGACGACTACCGCGACCAGGCCGAAGGCGTGCTGGCGCGCGATGCCCAGGGCCGCCAGGCCATGACCGAGGTCACCTTGCGCCCGGCCGTGCGCTGGGCCGGCGAGCGCCAGCCCGATGTGGCCGAGGTGCAGCGCCTGCACCATGCCGCGCACGAGGCCTGCTTCATCGCCCACTCGGTGCGCACCGAGCTGCGCTGCGAGCCGGTGTTCGAGGGGCAGCCGCCCGGTCAGCCCGGCTGA
- a CDS encoding inorganic phosphate transporter, producing the protein MDALQIGFWTVAMLVALALVFDFMNGFHDAANSIATVVSTGVLKPQQAVLFAAFFNVIAITVFQLKVAATVGKGIAEPGIIDHQVVFGALVGAITWNVITWFYGIPSSSSHALIGGICGAVIAKAGAGQLIGAGILKTVAFIFVSPALGFILGSLMMVLVAWICRRTTPLKVDRWFRRLQLVSAGLYSLGHGGNDAQKTIGIIWMLLVASGYIGAGDQAPPGWVIWSCYLAIGMGTLFGGWRIVKTMGQRITKLRPVGGFCAETGGAITLFLATALGIPVSTTHTITGAIVGVGSVRNASAVRWGVAGNIVWAWVLTIPASAFVAAVAYWASFTLY; encoded by the coding sequence ATGGACGCGCTGCAGATCGGTTTCTGGACCGTGGCCATGCTGGTGGCCCTGGCCCTGGTCTTCGACTTCATGAACGGCTTCCACGACGCGGCGAACTCGATCGCCACCGTGGTTTCCACCGGCGTGCTCAAGCCGCAGCAGGCGGTGTTGTTTGCGGCCTTCTTCAACGTCATCGCGATCACGGTGTTCCAGCTCAAGGTGGCGGCCACCGTGGGCAAGGGCATTGCCGAGCCGGGCATCATCGACCACCAGGTGGTCTTCGGCGCGCTGGTGGGCGCGATCACCTGGAACGTCATCACCTGGTTCTACGGCATCCCCTCGTCGAGCTCGCATGCGCTGATCGGCGGCATCTGCGGCGCGGTGATCGCCAAGGCCGGCGCCGGCCAGCTGATCGGTGCCGGCATCCTCAAGACCGTGGCCTTCATCTTCGTGTCGCCGGCGCTGGGCTTCATCCTGGGCTCGCTGATGATGGTGCTGGTGGCCTGGATCTGCCGCCGCACCACGCCGCTCAAGGTCGACCGCTGGTTCCGCCGGCTGCAGCTGGTGTCGGCCGGCCTGTACTCGCTGGGCCATGGCGGCAACGATGCGCAAAAGACCATCGGCATCATCTGGATGCTGCTGGTGGCCTCCGGCTACATCGGCGCGGGTGACCAGGCGCCGCCCGGCTGGGTGATCTGGAGCTGCTATCTGGCCATCGGCATGGGCACGCTGTTTGGCGGCTGGCGCATCGTCAAGACCATGGGCCAGCGCATCACCAAGCTGCGGCCGGTGGGCGGCTTCTGTGCCGAGACCGGTGGCGCGATCACGCTGTTTCTGGCCACCGCGCTGGGCATTCCGGTGAGCACCACCCACACCATCACCGGCGCCATCGTCGGCGTGGGCTCGGTGCGCAACGCCTCGGCGGTGCGCTGGGGCGTGGCCGGCAACATCGTCTGGGCCTGGGTGCTCACCATCCCGGCCTCGGCCTTCGTGGCCGCGGTGGCCTACTGGGCCAGCTTCACGCTGTATTGA